The genomic segment ACATTAACTGACTTTAATCAAATAAGTCTTATTCTTTCTTGTGCGGCCGAGTACTAAATGATCCACGGACCGGAATGGTCCACGGCCCGGCGGTTAGGGACCACTGAAATTAGGGGGATAAGCTACATCAATgagaggaaaatatttttatttacttatcgatattgatatgattatattaaaagaagaaatgttaattggattttaaaatttaagaactaacaaaaataattcagtaaataaTTGaacgaaaaaaaatcctgtgtTTCCACATGAAACAATGTTAAGATAAACATTATTGTACTACAAtgttaaatattattatttataaaatatttattttagaaaaatgatacaaaaattCTGAAATTTTatcagtaaaaataaaataaaaaatctcaaaagtaAGACAAAATGTATTAGTTGATTACTAAGTAaaataatgaacaaaaaaaatcctgctaATTTGCAAGCCCTACCCACCTTGCATGACTCGGCCCCACCCTTTCTGTCCCATCTCTTACAACCACCACCATCCCCCCGTTCTTTAGTCTTTTTGCCCTCTGGCATGTCTCCAGGCTTGTTTTCGTTAATGGAGAGCTCAGGCACCCAATTTCTGAGTCAATACAGCAGTTTGACTCATTGATCAGGGTGATTCAAAACTTCAAGTCCAGCTCACGTGCTAATGTCTTTCTCTCTGAGCACCGTCCTCTGATGGCACGTCTCATCCTCAATCCTCCTCATGCAGTTCGTCGCGTGCCACCCCGTTTCTCCATCCCGCCGTCCCACCACGAGGTGATGCCCGGTGGCAGCGTGAACTTGACATGTGTGGCGGTGGGCGCGCCCATGCCCTACGTCAAGTGGATGAGCGGCGAGGCCGAGCTGACCCGCGAGGACGAGATGCCCATTGGACGCAATGTGCTAGAGCTGGCCAACGTCCGCCAGTCTGCCAACTACACGTGCGTGGCCATCTCTTCGCTGGGCGTGATCCAAACCACGGCGCAGATTACTGTCAAAGGTAGAACCAAGGCTATAAGTGTTTGGGGGGTTATTTTCCaccaatattttttgttttctcccaacAGCCCTACCCAAGCCCCCTACCTCCCTCATGGTGACCGAGACCACCGCCACTAGCGTCACTCTAACGTGGGACTCGGGCACCCCGGAGCCTGTGTCCTATTATGTGATCCAGTACCGAGCTAAGGCATCTGACAACGGCTTCCAGGAGGTGGACGGCGTGGCCACCACCCGCTACAGCATCGGGGGTCTCAGCCCTTTCTCCCAATACGACTTTCGAGTGATGGCGGTCAATAACGTGGGCCGCGGGCCACCGGGGGTCGTGGTGGACACACGCACCAGCGAGCAGGCGCCTTCCTCGCCTCCTCTCCGTGTCCAGACCCGGATGCTGAGTCCCACCACCGTGCTGGTCCAGTGGGAGCCCCCCGAGGAGGCTAACGGGCAAATCCAAGGGTACCGGGTCTACTACAGCGCCAACCCCCAGGAGCCCCTCGGTGCCTGGAACAAACACAACACGGACGACAGCCAGCTGACCACCGTGGGCGGACTTGTCCCAGACGTCACCTATGGATTCAGGGTGCTCGCCTTCACCTCAGTGGGTGACGGACCTCCATCTGATGTCCTGCTCGTCAAGATGCAGCAAGGGGGTGAGTGTCTCGTGAGCgtctttatttattactgtTGTGCACCTTTTCACGCCTTCATAAATCCAACGCGTTTATTCTTACTACTTCTTCAGTTCCTGGTCAGCCGTCGGATTTGGAGGCCGAAGCTGAGCTGGACTCTCGCATCATGCTGTCTTGGCTGTGGCCCGTCCAGGACCAGGTCGTCGGGTATGAGGTGCGCTACTGGGAGGCCAACGACCCTCAAGAGAAGGTAGATGGATGGCCTTTAGAGTCATCTTTACCATTTCGGCCCAGAGTTTGCCTAAACCtgctaagaaaaaaagttccaaGATGGTGGACATCTGACGATCCATGCCGATTGTGCTCCGGCAGCGCAGCGTGACCTTTGAGCCCGCCGGGTCGTACGCCGTGGACGGTTTGAAAGCTGACACTGTCTACGTGTTCACGCTGGCCGCCAGATCTGAGACGGGATTAGGGGTTTTCACGAGACCCATCGAGTGCAGGACCGCTCGATCAAGTAAGtgccaaatgtgtttttaggtCTTGTGTGGTGGAAGTTCCTCTAGATCCATGATAGATTAGCATCCTGTTGACTGGACAAAAGACCAGTTACCCAGATTCCTCAAGAGTAAAACAAGGGGCCAAAATGTTCCTCTGGATCTGAGATTGAAGACAGGTTAGCAAAATGTTCTTCCGGATTTGTTGTAGGTTAGGATGCcacaagctttttttaaaactcacTGGACTCTAAAAGACCAAAGGCAAGGAGAGACAACTATTTAGCCGCTAAAATCTCACTGGACTCTGAAAGACCCAAGTTAAGGTTCCTCTGGATCCTTGTACCGTCATCTCCGGCTGGTCCTCGCTCCCCCGCCgcattgtgtgtttgcgcCATTTCACCATGTGTGCatacttttgtgtgttttcatgttAGCGTGTCGTCTTCCATGTGTTCCCATCAGCCCCCTCGGTGCCCCCCCAGGACGTCCGCTTGCTCAGCCTGAGCTCCACAAGCATCCAAGTCAATTGGGCACCACCGCCCACTTCCACCGACGGCCCCTATGATGCTGCCGCCATAACCGGCTACTCGCTTGCCTACCGTGCATTGGGCAGGGAGGATGCACAGCGCCACCTGGTGTCTGGCATTGGTGCCGACGTGCACAGTTATGCGCTGGAGGGTCTGGAAAAGTGGACGGAATATTCCGTGTGGGTGCGAGCGCTGACCGACGTCGGGCCTGGACCAGAGAGTCCGCCGGCCCGTGCCAGGACGCAGGAAGACGGTACGTGGACGGAAGGACGCCGCCGGGAAGTCGGAAGACTTTCTTACGTCGTGCTCGAAAGAAGAACACTTGTGgtcttttgaatttgaattttttgaaGATTTTCAGAgatgctgatgctgctgatgTTTACTTTATTAATTTAGTTTCATTTTGGTAAGGAAATAGTCAATAGATTTGATTGAACACATTTAACATTTGAAACTAAAAATGtgtatattaattaattagcTAACTGTAAGTAAACACATTGCTTTACCTTTCAGTTTAAAACGTGTTTaatgtatttgttatttttatcgTTGTGGTTGTTCAGTGCCCGAAGCGCCGCCCAGAAAGGTGGAGGCGGACGCCATTAATGCCACGGCGGTTCGGGTGAGCTGGAAGCCGCCCCTGTCCATCAAGCAGAATGGCCATGTGCGAGGCTACCAGATCATCTACTCCAGGATGGAGCGAGGCGAGCCTCACGGACAGCCCCTCATCGTGGACGTCGCCCAGCCCGACGCGCAGGTCCTCCGTCCTCGCTTGCCTTTGACTTCCTCTCACTCACAAACACTCGCCTTTCTCTTCCCGCTTGATTTTCATTCACTTTGACCGCCcttcaaaatgacacaaaagtattgggacaacTGCCTGTCGGtgttggacaaaagtattgggaaaGGGAGAGGAAACTGAAGAAAATGTGGAGTtcatacaaaaatattgggACATTCACGGCGAGTGGGAAGTGAAGAGAAATGGCGAGAAGCTTTAGCATATTGAATGTATTCTAAATATGCAGTCAAGGAGACACAATTAGTCTCCTGTTGTCTACCCCTTGGGGCAAGTGGAAGTATGGGACATAAATCTTGTCCTGCTGCcacaaaatacattcaaacaaaatagaagaaaagaagtgaaaagcaaaaagagcAAAGTTGCTCCATCAAGTCCCTGGTAACAAACCGCGTGCAAAACAAGAAGATTAACTCGGACTTTCCcactctcctttttcttttttggcaaAGCGGATAAGAATCAGCCTGCATGAGGGAAATGGAACGTGGCCTGGGGGTGCCagaaggaggtggaggagggagCGCGAGACACGCACAGACGTGTCCACGCGCACCCGAACATTCTGActcaactcatttttgtctgaGGCCACGCAGTGCGTCTCCTCTGAGACAACATTCGGCAAACAATCAAATCCTTATACGGTGTGTAATGTCACACCTGGAACGTCCCTCGGGATTCACAAAGCATCTACCTGTCTATCTGTAGTGTGCTGTTATTGAAGCCACCTCGGTAACCCACAAAGTGTGGAACAAAGCTTCATAATTTTCGATTTGGTCGacacaaagtcaaaataatGAGCATACTTAATTTCGAAAGCGCCAATCTTTCGGACGCCTTCCTCCATCGCTGTCCATGGTGGTCAATGCGCTGAAAAAAGTACTGTCACGTTTCAATCCTTCCACCTTATCTCAGCATCTTCTTGCTCTCGCTTTCGTTTGGACACGCTCAGTGCGAAGCGTCGGTCATCTGaccagtttgttttgtttttgctagcGAGAGCCAGCAGCTTGACGGTGACCGATTTTATCTCATCATTCCACGCTCATGCTCCGTCGCCATCTTAACAGCGTGAAAGGTTCACGCAGTCAATCGTTAATCGGATTGCATTTATCTGAGTATAGTGCATGTTATACATTAGCTTATTAGCATTTTTTGGCAGAGGTGCGGCGAGCCCTGCACTGTAATGCCGAGCAGAtgtggtgcgtgtgtgtaaggTGAAGTGGAAATCTGCGTTGGCTCCCATCAGCGTCATTGTCAGCATCAGCACAGCCAGGGGACGCCACTAAACTTATCAGGCTGAGGCCGTCAGACAGGTCCCCGGAGAGACACCCACGGCAGCCGCACGCATCGCAACGTCTTGGCTTGGATTTCGCGGCTCGTCGGCATGAGACGGGAAGGCTGCAAATCGGCTGCGACGCTCCTCCaggtgaacaaaacaaaacgcgGCCGAGACCACCGGCGGAACGTTCTGCTCCAGCGCCGGCTGCCATCTTACTGTGACCTCACCTGCCTCCTCTTTCAACGCACCTGCATTCGCTGGACTTCAAATGCTCCttgaacaaaaatgacttttttcttttttttctttcaagctTGAGGTTTTCAGTGTTGGAGTCTTGCACAACACTAACAAAATTCCTGTGATATTGATGTCTTCGCCAGCCTGGTGGCCAAACAGCTCTTCCATCAGTTTTGCTCTTCTTGGTGGTATCCAGGGATGCTcagtgttgaaaaaaaactcaggGATTTCAATTGGATCATTCATACTGCTTATaatgtcttttcattttttttaaataatcaacaaatcacattaaagatatttttcattttcatttctttatttaaaaacaacacattttgttcACTTCCATTTACTTTCTCGACAGGAAGCCATCTTGACGGGCCTGCTGCCGGAGACCAGCTACTCGCTGACGGTGGCGGCGTACACCACCAAGGGGGACGGCGCCCACAGCAAAGCCCGGCTGGTCACCACCACGGGTGCAGGTGTGCTGCCCACTGTCTGACACAAAATATATCACATGAACAGGAAAATATCAATACTTTATGATGGAGATTGAAGATCATCTACTTTTTCATGTTCACATATGTGCAAATCctcttattattttatataaacatAACTGCTCAATCATAACACGGATACAGCACCCAGAGCTTTGTAACCTCCCAATACACATAGGCGCAGACggcaaacacaacacacacacacacatgcctcGTGTACTGGCCGCCATTaagcaacccaagatcttgccaataaagaaccaactgttACGCCACATCTTTGTTTACCTTGCTCAACGACAGACATCTCAAACAACACGCAACAAGATGTTGAGGGTTGTTCGGCTGCATTTCCTTGTCATTTCCCGACAGTTCCCGGCAGGCCCACCATGATGATCAGCACTACAATCGGCAACACGGCGCTGATCCAATGGCAGCCGCCCAAGGAAATGGTGGGTGAGCACACGGGCTACCGGCTGCAGTACAAGCGGGTCGAGGAGGACGCCTTCGCCGTCAGAGACTTCCGCAAGACCGACGACCACTTCACTGTCACGGGCCTCCACAAAGGGGCCACCTACATCTTCAAACTGTGCGCCAATAACCGAGCGGGCAACGGCGAAGAGTACGTGAAAGAGATTAGTACCCCCGAGGATGCCCCCACCAGCTACCCGCTCAATCTGAGCGTGGTGGGCCTGACCGCCACTGCCACCCGGCTGACCTGGGAGCCGCCCCCACCGGCTGAGCGCAATGGGAAGATCGTCAAGTACGTGGTGGTGTACCGCGACATCAACAGCCAGAACGAGAGCTCCGACGCCACGGCGGAAACGCACGTGACCCTGAACGGCCTGCAGCCGGACACCACCTACGACATCCGCGTACGGGCCTTCACCGCAAAAGGCGGCGGACCGCTCAGCCCCAGCATACAGAGCAGGACCATGTCCACCGCAATGCCAGGTCAGCGCAATGCAACTGTTCCTATTCTACCACACAAGCAACATGGTTCTTGATTTGTTCCGGACTGGGATTGCGACTATTTTTGGACTTGGATACTGACTTGGTTTTCAAATTTGTTCAAGACTGGCTcttgacttgatttttttgaCCTGCCTTTTGACTCATTCTTGCCTtaaattttttcccccacttaaTTCTTGACAAGTTGTTGACTTATTTTTGACCTGGTTTTAAACTGGTTCCGGGCTAGGTTTTAACCTGGTTCTTGACTGCTTATTGACATAATCcttgacagtttttttaacGTGTTTTTTACTGACTTGCTCCCTGACTTGGTTTCTGACCTCGTGCTTAACTTATTTTTGGACTTTGTTCTTGACTTGGCTCTTCACTTGATTTTCTGACTGGCTCCAGACATGGAAGTAAATGCAGCTAAGCAACAGCAAAATGTCTCAAGTGTTTTGAACGAATGAAAACTTTCAACCCTACAAATGTTCCCTCAGTGTTCACCAAGAACTTTGGAGTCAAGGCAGTCACGAGAACGTCCGTGCTGCTGACTTGGGATGTTCCTGAGATCTTTGAGTCCGAGGTTCCCCTCAAGGTAGGTTCCCTCCAAAGTGTCCACTCGCAGTACAGTAGCGGCATTGATGTGATCACAGCGGCGATGATGTCATCCTGGGCAGATCCTCTACAACCAGCAGAGCGTGGAGGTGCACGGCCAACTCAAGAGGAAGCTCATCACGCAGCTCACACCCGACACAGAATACTCTTTTGTGCTAATGAGCCGGGGGAACAGCGCCGGCGGCCTCCAGCAGCAGGTCTCCATCCGGACCGCTCCTGACCTGCTCCTGAACAAGCCTTCAGAGTCTCCGCAGGACGTGGAGGAGGGTGGGAAAGTCATGCTGCGGCTGCCCCAGGTCCCACCAGGAACCGCATTTAGGTCTGGTTGTCCTCCATACTCAacattttcagacattttAATCTAAAATGACATGCATGCGTTCTGAAAGTCTAGTATGTTATGTAGGTTACATATCTATGTTCCAGATGCACGCTATAATGTAGTTGACAAACGTAATGTGCGCTGCAGGTGGTTCTACATTGTGGTGGTTCCAGTCACCCCAACATCCCTGAGGTGGGAGAACCCTGAAGACGTGGACCTCCAAGAAGTGAGTGTATGaaccatgttttgttttagctCACTTGCTAAAATATGGTGAAGTCCCTGAGGGCTCAATATTTGACCCAAATATGTCACGGCTCATGCTGAAAGGTGAATCACCAACAAATGACAATCCAAACAATATCTCTCCAGCTTGatggaggtaaaaaaaaaactttaagaTACCTACCATACTAGCTAGCTTTGGATTTGATATGATAACCATTGTTACACATTTTAACACAAAGTAGAAGAAAAGTTCATCAATTTCAGTACATCCTGAAACAACAGAAGCTACGCTTATTTTAGCTCATTGGTGAAGTATGGTGGTCTTCAGGCTCACAAAGGCTCGTAACTTTCTCAAACATTTGTCAACACTGGCTTCCATTAATcatggtaatttttttttctgctagcTTCTGGAAAGCGACGATGATGCCCAGAGGAAGAGAAGGCACCTCGAGAGCGAATTCCTGTGGCCTTATGTAGCGGCCAAGCTGGACTCGCTTCCTGAGATTTTCACCCTGGGCGACGGCCACGAGTACCACGGCTTCCGCAATAAGGCATTAACAGGGCAACAGCAGTATCGATGCTTTGTGCTGGCCGAGCTGACAGACCGTGAATATGTAAGAGTCTCCATTTTGTTATGTAAATGTTAGCATCTTTTtcaattgtgaaaaaaaacaaaacattgcaataagtGTGTGGCCCATTTGTAGCAGAGGACACTGGTGGCCAGTCCATTCTCGGAAGCCATTCTGGTGAAGCTCCACAGTGGGATGGCGCGCCAATCCGAGGATCCCGAGAT from the Syngnathus acus chromosome 4, fSynAcu1.2, whole genome shotgun sequence genome contains:
- the ptprfa gene encoding protein tyrosine phosphatase receptor type Fa isoform X4; translation: MGMGRICWSNGGAVPLLALSLAWLLLPSRADTMPTFVKSPDDQTGISGGVASFVCQALGEPKPRITWMKKGKKVSSQRFEVIEFDNGSGSVLRIQPLRTNRDEAIYECTAANSLGEINVSAKLTVLEEEQIPHGFPSIDMGPQLKVVERTRTATMLCAASGNPDPEIFWLKDFLPVEIESSNGRIKQLRSGALQIENSEESDQGKYECVAVNSAGTRYSAPANLYVRVRRVPPRFSIPPSHHEVMPGGSVNLTCVAVGAPMPYVKWMSGEAELTREDEMPIGRNVLELANVRQSANYTCVAISSLGVIQTTAQITVKALPKPPTSLMVTETTATSVTLTWDSGTPEPVSYYVIQYRAKASDNGFQEVDGVATTRYSIGGLSPFSQYDFRVMAVNNVGRGPPGVVVDTRTSEQAPSSPPLRVQTRMLSPTTVLVQWEPPEEANGQIQGYRVYYSANPQEPLGAWNKHNTDDSQLTTVGGLVPDVTYGFRVLAFTSVGDGPPSDVLLVKMQQGVPGQPSDLEAEAELDSRIMLSWLWPVQDQVVGYEVRYWEANDPQEKRSVTFEPAGSYAVDGLKADTVYVFTLAARSETGLGVFTRPIECRTARSTPSVPPQDVRLLSLSSTSIQVNWAPPPTSTDGPYDAAAITGYSLAYRALGREDAQRHLVSGIGADVHSYALEGLEKWTEYSVWVRALTDVGPGPESPPARARTQEDVPEAPPRKVEADAINATAVRVSWKPPLSIKQNGHVRGYQIIYSRMERGEPHGQPLIVDVAQPDAQEAILTGLLPETSYSLTVAAYTTKGDGAHSKARLVTTTGAVPGRPTMMISTTIGNTALIQWQPPKEMVGEHTGYRLQYKRVEEDAFAVRDFRKTDDHFTVTGLHKGATYIFKLCANNRAGNGEEYVKEISTPEDAPTSYPLNLSVVGLTATATRLTWEPPPPAERNGKIVKYVVVYRDINSQNESSDATAETHVTLNGLQPDTTYDIRVRAFTAKGGGPLSPSIQSRTMSTAMPVFTKNFGVKAVTRTSVLLTWDVPEIFESEVPLKILYNQQSVEVHGQLKRKLITQLTPDTEYSFVLMSRGNSAGGLQQQVSIRTAPDLLLNKPSESPQDVEEGGKVMLRLPQVPPGTAFRWFYIVVVPVTPTSLRWENPEDVDLQELLESDDDAQRKRRHLESEFLWPYVAAKLDSLPEIFTLGDGHEYHGFRNKALTGQQQYRCFVLAELTDREYQRTLVASPFSEAILVKLHSGMARQSEDPEMLWVMGPVLAVILIVIIVIAILLFKRKRTSPSSKDEHMAGVKDSLLAHSSDPVEMRRLNCQTQGGSTLSCPTTPRMRQHPPIASCDLADHIDRLKANDGLCFSQEYESIDPGQQFTWEHSNMEINKPKNRYANVIAYDHTRVLLAPVDGVPGSDYINANYVDGYRKQNAYIATQGPLPDTLGDFWRLVWEQRTSTVVMMTRLEEKSRVKCDQYWPSRGTETYGMIQVTMLDSVDLATYSVRTFALYKNGSSERREVRQFQFMAWPDHGVPEYPTPTLAFLRRIKACNPPDAGPMVVHCSAGVGRTGCFMVIDAMLERMKHEHSVDVYGHVTCMRAQRNYMVQTEDQYVFIYEALLEAALCGNTEVAARNLYAHVHKLSQVPPGETVTAMELEFKKLANSKAHTSRFISANLPCNKFKNRLVNIMPFESSRVVLQPIRGVEGSDYINASFIDGYRLQRAYIATQGPLAETAEDFWRMLWEHNSTIVVMLTKLREMGREKCHQYWPAERSARYQYFVVDPMAEYNMPQYILREFKVTDARDGQSRTIRQFQFNDWPEQGVPKNGEGFIDFIGQVHKTKEQFGQDGPITVHCSAGVGRSGVFITLSIVLERMRYEGAVDVFQTVKTLRTQRPAMVQTEDQYQVCYRAALEYLGSFDHYAT
- the ptprfa gene encoding protein tyrosine phosphatase receptor type Fa isoform X1; the encoded protein is MGMGRICWSNGGAVPLLALSLAWLLLPSRADTMPTFVKSPDDQTGISGGVASFVCQALGEPKPRITWMKKGKKVSSQRFEVIEFDNGSGSVLRIQPLRTNRDEAIYECTAANSLGEINVSAKLTVLEEEQIPHGFPSIDMGPQLKVVERTRTATMLCAASGNPDPEIFWLKDFLPVEIESSNGRIKQLRSGGTPIRGALQIENSEESDQGKYECVAVNSAGTRYSAPANLYVRDQREVRRVPPRFSIPPSHHEVMPGGSVNLTCVAVGAPMPYVKWMSGEAELTREDEMPIGRNVLELANVRQSANYTCVAISSLGVIQTTAQITVKALPKPPTSLMVTETTATSVTLTWDSGTPEPVSYYVIQYRAKASDNGFQEVDGVATTRYSIGGLSPFSQYDFRVMAVNNVGRGPPGVVVDTRTSEQAPSSPPLRVQTRMLSPTTVLVQWEPPEEANGQIQGYRVYYSANPQEPLGAWNKHNTDDSQLTTVGGLVPDVTYGFRVLAFTSVGDGPPSDVLLVKMQQGVPGQPSDLEAEAELDSRIMLSWLWPVQDQVVGYEVRYWEANDPQEKRSVTFEPAGSYAVDGLKADTVYVFTLAARSETGLGVFTRPIECRTARSTPSVPPQDVRLLSLSSTSIQVNWAPPPTSTDGPYDAAAITGYSLAYRALGREDAQRHLVSGIGADVHSYALEGLEKWTEYSVWVRALTDVGPGPESPPARARTQEDVPEAPPRKVEADAINATAVRVSWKPPLSIKQNGHVRGYQIIYSRMERGEPHGQPLIVDVAQPDAQEAILTGLLPETSYSLTVAAYTTKGDGAHSKARLVTTTGAVPGRPTMMISTTIGNTALIQWQPPKEMVGEHTGYRLQYKRVEEDAFAVRDFRKTDDHFTVTGLHKGATYIFKLCANNRAGNGEEYVKEISTPEDAPTSYPLNLSVVGLTATATRLTWEPPPPAERNGKIVKYVVVYRDINSQNESSDATAETHVTLNGLQPDTTYDIRVRAFTAKGGGPLSPSIQSRTMSTAMPVFTKNFGVKAVTRTSVLLTWDVPEIFESEVPLKILYNQQSVEVHGQLKRKLITQLTPDTEYSFVLMSRGNSAGGLQQQVSIRTAPDLLLNKPSESPQDVEEGGKVMLRLPQVPPGTAFRWFYIVVVPVTPTSLRWENPEDVDLQELLESDDDAQRKRRHLESEFLWPYVAAKLDSLPEIFTLGDGHEYHGFRNKALTGQQQYRCFVLAELTDREYQRTLVASPFSEAILVKLHSGMARQSEDPEMLWVMGPVLAVILIVIIVIAILLFKSKQERKRTSPSSKDEHMAGVKDSLLAHSSDPVEMRRLNCQTQGGSTLSCPTTPRMRQHPPIASCDLADHIDRLKANDGLCFSQEYESIDPGQQFTWEHSNMEINKPKNRYANVIAYDHTRVLLAPVDGVPGSDYINANYVDGYRKQNAYIATQGPLPDTLGDFWRLVWEQRTSTVVMMTRLEEKSRVKCDQYWPSRGTETYGMIQVTMLDSVDLATYSVRTFALYKNGSSERREVRQFQFMAWPDHGVPEYPTPTLAFLRRIKACNPPDAGPMVVHCSAGVGRTGCFMVIDAMLERMKHEHSVDVYGHVTCMRAQRNYMVQTEDQYVFIYEALLEAALCGNTEVAARNLYAHVHKLSQVPPGETVTAMELEFKKLANSKAHTSRFISANLPCNKFKNRLVNIMPFESSRVVLQPIRGVEGSDYINASFIDGYRLQRAYIATQGPLAETAEDFWRMLWEHNSTIVVMLTKLREMGREKCHQYWPAERSARYQYFVVDPMAEYNMPQYILREFKVTDARDGQSRTIRQFQFNDWPEQGVPKNGEGFIDFIGQVHKTKEQFGQDGPITVHCSAGVGRSGVFITLSIVLERMRYEGAVDVFQTVKTLRTQRPAMVQTEDQYQVCYRAALEYLGSFDHYAT
- the ptprfa gene encoding protein tyrosine phosphatase receptor type Fa isoform X6 — translated: MDSGCSPSPQWVTDLHLMSCSSRCSKGFLVSRRIWRPKLSWTLASCCLGCGPSRTRSSGMRCATGRPTTLKRSVTFEPAGSYAVDGLKADTVYVFTLAARSETGLGVFTRPIECRTARSTPSVPPQDVRLLSLSSTSIQVNWAPPPTSTDGPYDAAAITGYSLAYRALGREDAQRHLVSGIGADVHSYALEGLEKWTEYSVWVRALTDVGPGPESPPARARTQEDVPEAPPRKVEADAINATAVRVSWKPPLSIKQNGHVRGYQIIYSRMERGEPHGQPLIVDVAQPDAQEAILTGLLPETSYSLTVAAYTTKGDGAHSKARLVTTTGAVPGRPTMMISTTIGNTALIQWQPPKEMVGEHTGYRLQYKRVEEDAFAVRDFRKTDDHFTVTGLHKGATYIFKLCANNRAGNGEEYVKEISTPEDAPTSYPLNLSVVGLTATATRLTWEPPPPAERNGKIVKYVVVYRDINSQNESSDATAETHVTLNGLQPDTTYDIRVRAFTAKGGGPLSPSIQSRTMSTAMPVFTKNFGVKAVTRTSVLLTWDVPEIFESEVPLKILYNQQSVEVHGQLKRKLITQLTPDTEYSFVLMSRGNSAGGLQQQVSIRTAPDLLLNKPSESPQDVEEGGKVMLRLPQVPPGTAFRWFYIVVVPVTPTSLRWENPEDVDLQELLESDDDAQRKRRHLESEFLWPYVAAKLDSLPEIFTLGDGHEYHGFRNKALTGQQQYRCFVLAELTDREYQRTLVASPFSEAILVKLHSGMARQSEDPEMLWVMGPVLAVILIVIIVIAILLFKSKQERKRTSPSSKDEHMAGVKDSLLAHSSDPVEMRRLNCQTQGGSTLSCPTTPRMRQHPPIASCDLADHIDRLKANDGLCFSQEYESIDPGQQFTWEHSNMEINKPKNRYANVIAYDHTRVLLAPVDGVPGSDYINANYVDGYRKQNAYIATQGPLPDTLGDFWRLVWEQRTSTVVMMTRLEEKSRVKCDQYWPSRGTETYGMIQVTMLDSVDLATYSVRTFALYKNGSSERREVRQFQFMAWPDHGVPEYPTPTLAFLRRIKACNPPDAGPMVVHCSAGVGRTGCFMVIDAMLERMKHEHSVDVYGHVTCMRAQRNYMVQTEDQYVFIYEALLEAALCGNTEVAARNLYAHVHKLSQVPPGETVTAMELEFKKLANSKAHTSRFISANLPCNKFKNRLVNIMPFESSRVVLQPIRGVEGSDYINASFIDGYRLQRAYIATQGPLAETAEDFWRMLWEHNSTIVVMLTKLREMGREKCHQYWPAERSARYQYFVVDPMAEYNMPQYILREFKVTDARDGQSRTIRQFQFNDWPEQGVPKNGEGFIDFIGQVHKTKEQFGQDGPITVHCSAGVGRSGVFITLSIVLERMRYEGAVDVFQTVKTLRTQRPAMVQTEDQYQVCYRAALEYLGSFDHYAT